Proteins from a single region of Amycolatopsis sp. CA-230715:
- a CDS encoding thioester reductase domain-containing protein yields the protein MSAREIEDVYDLTPLQHGMLFENLYAPGEGTYLEQSVLEFEGALDTDAYWRAWQHVVDRHPALRTTFHWNDIKKPVQTVHRRIGLPRTELDLRGLGAAEGQDRIADYLRPVRANGFDLEARPPMDLCLAVGDDRWHQLLSVHHLILDGWSVGIIMGEFLRAYRACCDGHEPGLPPAGRFRDYVAWWRRQDGAEAGRYWRDQLAGYTPPPRLDVGTPPAVRTGEIPYDWAELDLADVAEDVHAFAKRHRLTANTLVHGAWSLVLARCQHTDDLTVGTTFAHRPADVPAAESIVGCLVGTFPIRTRPREDQPVLDYLGHVQDSVLAAREHTATDLVGIQRHSGVARAGGLFESLVTYQNIPIPEFGGPVGGIRIRGYTVDTRPQLPLVLMVMPGTTMPMRLVHDRRRFGAHQAGLLLARVRHVLAAIVASDAGTTLADIDVRPEDERRRIARACADPANLAAALPAGRPLRLVDARGHEVPLGAPGLVEIGGAVSGLWARVTDDDGLEHLGDRAETTAPAAESGPADPPATPTEKAVAELMAAILDVDRVGAADNLVELGLHSLLGTRATNQIRDRWNLTVTLHALFENPTVRDLAKLIEAGGEAQPAPRGHQDLSADVTLDESITGIGPAAWHPSPSRFLLTGATGYLGSFLLDRLLRSGTATVTCLVRDRTPDDGLARVHDTLRAAGLWREEYRGRITTVCGNLTKPLLGLSEENFAALAADVQEIYHAGGTVNTLPSYRRLRSTNVGGTKEVLRLAATGRTKPVHYPSYAGLSAPELGGRELPVTGTPPEARHGYEASKWVAERLLALADERGVPTVVYRAARLVGATSPAYWNPSDATSEIVQACAYLGMVPDSAVPMPASPVDYVADGITALARKKESLGGRYHLISPQPFTFRVVGEAMTLAGYDLRSVDIDTWYSELVRRSAEDGGRRWDLVLSVVGAWKRQVADGWREAEYDTSRARSALSADLVCGPVDAAYLRGALACFASTGHLPAPAGANG from the coding sequence GTGAGCGCACGTGAGATCGAAGACGTCTACGACCTGACCCCGCTGCAGCACGGCATGCTCTTCGAAAACCTTTACGCGCCAGGCGAAGGAACCTACCTGGAGCAGTCCGTGCTGGAGTTCGAGGGCGCACTCGACACCGACGCCTACTGGCGCGCCTGGCAGCACGTGGTCGACCGCCACCCCGCGCTGCGGACCACGTTCCACTGGAACGACATCAAGAAACCGGTGCAAACCGTGCACCGGCGGATCGGGCTGCCACGCACCGAACTGGACCTGCGCGGGCTCGGCGCGGCCGAGGGGCAGGACCGGATCGCGGACTACCTCCGCCCGGTGCGCGCGAACGGGTTCGACCTCGAAGCGCGGCCACCGATGGACCTCTGCCTCGCCGTCGGCGACGACCGGTGGCACCAGCTGCTGAGCGTGCACCACCTGATCCTGGACGGCTGGTCGGTCGGGATCATCATGGGCGAGTTCCTGCGGGCCTACCGCGCCTGCTGCGACGGGCACGAGCCGGGCCTGCCCCCGGCTGGCCGGTTCCGCGACTACGTCGCCTGGTGGCGGCGGCAGGACGGCGCCGAGGCCGGGCGGTACTGGCGCGACCAGCTCGCCGGGTACACCCCGCCGCCGCGGCTCGACGTCGGCACGCCACCGGCCGTGAGGACCGGCGAAATCCCCTACGACTGGGCGGAACTCGACCTCGCGGACGTCGCCGAGGACGTGCACGCGTTCGCCAAGCGGCACCGCCTCACCGCGAACACCCTCGTCCACGGCGCGTGGTCGCTGGTGCTCGCGCGCTGCCAGCACACCGACGACCTGACCGTGGGAACGACGTTCGCGCACCGGCCCGCCGACGTGCCCGCCGCCGAGTCGATCGTCGGCTGTCTCGTCGGCACCTTCCCGATCCGCACCCGCCCGCGCGAGGACCAGCCGGTGCTGGACTACCTGGGACACGTCCAGGATTCCGTGCTGGCCGCGCGCGAGCACACCGCGACCGACCTGGTGGGCATCCAGCGGCACAGCGGCGTCGCACGGGCGGGGGGCCTGTTCGAAAGCCTGGTCACCTACCAGAACATCCCGATCCCGGAGTTCGGCGGTCCGGTGGGCGGAATCCGGATCCGCGGGTACACAGTGGACACCCGGCCGCAGCTACCGCTGGTGCTGATGGTGATGCCGGGGACGACCATGCCGATGCGGCTGGTGCACGACCGGCGGCGGTTCGGCGCGCACCAGGCCGGGCTGCTGCTGGCCAGGGTGCGGCACGTGCTCGCGGCGATCGTGGCCTCGGACGCGGGCACCACACTGGCGGACATCGACGTGCGGCCGGAGGACGAACGGCGGCGTATCGCCCGCGCCTGCGCCGACCCGGCCAACCTGGCGGCCGCACTTCCGGCGGGCCGCCCGCTCCGGCTCGTCGACGCGCGGGGGCACGAAGTTCCGCTCGGCGCACCGGGTTTGGTCGAGATCGGTGGGGCGGTTTCCGGGCTGTGGGCGAGGGTGACCGACGACGACGGCCTCGAACACCTCGGCGATCGTGCCGAGACCACGGCCCCCGCCGCGGAATCCGGACCGGCCGACCCGCCAGCCACACCGACCGAGAAAGCGGTCGCCGAGCTGATGGCCGCCATCCTCGACGTCGACCGGGTCGGCGCCGCGGACAACCTCGTCGAACTCGGCCTGCACTCGTTGCTCGGCACGCGCGCGACCAACCAGATCCGCGACCGCTGGAACCTCACCGTCACGCTGCACGCGCTGTTCGAGAACCCGACGGTGCGCGACCTCGCCAAGCTGATCGAAGCGGGCGGCGAGGCGCAGCCCGCGCCACGAGGGCACCAAGATCTGAGCGCCGACGTCACGCTCGACGAGTCGATCACTGGGATCGGCCCGGCCGCGTGGCACCCGTCGCCGAGCCGGTTCCTGCTCACCGGCGCCACCGGCTACCTCGGCTCCTTCCTGCTCGACCGGCTGCTGCGCTCGGGCACGGCGACCGTCACCTGCCTGGTGCGGGACCGGACTCCGGACGACGGCCTGGCGCGCGTGCACGACACGCTGCGCGCGGCGGGGCTGTGGCGCGAGGAGTACCGCGGCCGCATCACCACGGTGTGCGGCAACCTCACCAAACCGCTGCTCGGACTGTCCGAAGAGAACTTCGCGGCGCTGGCGGCGGACGTGCAGGAGATCTACCACGCCGGGGGCACGGTGAACACGCTGCCGAGCTACCGGCGGCTGCGCTCGACGAACGTCGGCGGCACCAAGGAGGTGCTCCGGCTCGCCGCGACCGGCCGGACCAAACCCGTGCACTACCCGTCGTACGCCGGGCTCAGCGCGCCGGAGCTCGGCGGCCGCGAACTGCCGGTCACCGGGACCCCGCCGGAGGCGCGGCACGGTTACGAGGCTTCGAAGTGGGTCGCCGAGCGGCTGCTGGCGCTGGCGGACGAACGCGGTGTGCCGACGGTGGTCTACCGGGCGGCCAGGCTGGTGGGCGCCACCTCGCCCGCGTACTGGAACCCGTCGGACGCCACCAGCGAGATCGTGCAGGCGTGCGCGTACCTCGGCATGGTGCCCGACTCGGCGGTGCCGATGCCCGCGTCCCCTGTCGACTACGTCGCCGACGGGATCACCGCCCTGGCAAGGAAAAAGGAGTCACTCGGCGGGCGCTACCACCTGATTTCGCCGCAGCCGTTCACCTTCCGCGTGGTGGGCGAGGCGATGACCCTCGCCGGGTACGACCTGCGTTCGGTCGACATCGACACCTGGTACTCCGAACTCGTGCGGCGCTCCGCCGAGGACGGGGGCAGGCGCTGGGATCTCGTGCTCTCCGTGGTCGGCGCGTGGAAGCGGCAGGTCGCGGACGGCTGGCGCGAAGCCGAGTACGACACCAGCCGCGCCAGGTCCGCGCTGAGCGCGGACCTGGTCTGCGGCCCGGTCGACGCGGCCTACCTCCGCGGCGCGCTGGCCTGCTTCGCCAGTACCGGCCACCTCCCCGCGCCCGCGGGGGCGAACGGCTGA
- a CDS encoding acyl-CoA dehydrogenase family protein, producing the protein MSSPVEPDPARRAEIREFANRAVRPLVSKMDTAQRMDDGLVQTLFAEGLMGIEVPEAYGGYGGDLLSSAVAIEELSRVDPGVAVFVDVQNALVISALLRHGDGDQKRRYLPRLATSTVGAYALSERDSGSDAFALTTEAVPDGTGFRLTGHKHWTTNAAEAGLFVVFAKSGNSSATAFLVDADAPGVRVGERISKLGIRASSTCAVEFDDVLVGKENVLGGANNGRVIAMETLNIGKIGIAAQMIGLAQGALDAAFDYAQQRRQFGEPIISYQGVQFPLARLTAELDAARTYLYHTIAVLDAIPLAKRLTATATAKFLAAEVAERAASQAVETLGGNGYSTEYPAEKLYRDAKIGKIYEGTTNMQLRAIAAARVSGGEHGDGAAPW; encoded by the coding sequence TTGAGCAGTCCAGTCGAGCCCGATCCCGCCCGGCGCGCGGAGATCCGCGAGTTCGCGAACCGGGCCGTGCGCCCGCTGGTGTCCAAGATGGACACCGCGCAGCGGATGGACGACGGCCTCGTGCAGACGCTGTTCGCCGAGGGCCTGATGGGCATCGAGGTCCCGGAGGCGTACGGCGGCTACGGCGGCGATCTGCTGTCCTCGGCGGTCGCGATCGAGGAGCTGTCCCGTGTGGACCCCGGGGTCGCGGTGTTCGTCGACGTCCAGAACGCGCTGGTGATCAGCGCGCTGCTACGGCACGGCGACGGCGACCAGAAGCGGCGGTACCTGCCCCGCCTCGCCACCTCCACGGTCGGTGCCTACGCACTGTCCGAACGGGACTCCGGCAGCGACGCCTTCGCGCTGACCACCGAAGCCGTCCCGGACGGCACCGGGTTCCGGCTCACCGGGCACAAGCACTGGACCACGAACGCGGCCGAGGCGGGGCTCTTCGTGGTGTTCGCGAAGAGCGGGAACTCCAGTGCCACCGCGTTCCTCGTGGACGCCGACGCGCCGGGGGTGCGGGTCGGCGAGCGGATTTCGAAGCTCGGCATCCGCGCCAGCTCCACCTGCGCGGTGGAGTTCGACGACGTGCTGGTGGGCAAGGAAAACGTCCTCGGCGGCGCGAACAACGGGCGCGTCATCGCGATGGAGACGCTGAACATCGGCAAGATCGGCATCGCGGCGCAGATGATCGGGCTCGCCCAGGGCGCGCTGGACGCGGCGTTCGACTACGCGCAGCAGCGCCGCCAGTTCGGCGAACCGATCATCTCCTACCAGGGCGTGCAGTTCCCCTTGGCCAGGCTCACCGCCGAACTGGACGCCGCGCGGACCTACCTGTACCACACGATCGCGGTGCTGGACGCGATCCCGCTCGCGAAGCGGCTGACCGCCACCGCGACCGCGAAGTTCCTCGCCGCGGAAGTCGCCGAGCGCGCCGCCTCGCAGGCGGTGGAAACCCTCGGCGGGAACGGGTACTCCACCGAATACCCGGCGGAGAAGCTCTACCGCGACGCGAAGATCGGCAAGATCTACGAGGGCACCACGAACATGCAACTGCGGGCGATCGCCGCCGCACGCGTTTCCGGCGGCGAGCACGGCGACGGTGCGGCGCCGTGGTGA